A single region of the Salvia miltiorrhiza cultivar Shanhuang (shh) chromosome 8, IMPLAD_Smil_shh, whole genome shotgun sequence genome encodes:
- the LOC130998788 gene encoding protein FAR1-RELATED SEQUENCE 5-like, giving the protein MKIFPILFGRNYDDKPWLKLKSVLVDIWVSFDPNEAANYKLDYSDVDDKLVEVGSDICMSDGGEMVNFYDEKDFSSQELCLNVEAPRVGMEFESEESAMAYYDAYAKRVGFIIRIGNCHRSSLNGSVISRRFVCNKEGFRVKSSKVKRVEVRKPRAVTREGCKAMVMIRKEDSGAWIIAKLETQHSHPLGVSPGKPHRGPLRVQSQDEKDKRIRELSTELHRTKQKLAECQKQLSAILSDVELHVDHLTRSVQHLVQNVKEIER; this is encoded by the exons ATGAAAATTTTCCCCATTTTGTTTGGGAGAAATTATGATGATAAACCATGGTTAAAACTTAAAAGTGTACTTGTTGATATTTGGG TGAGTTTTGATCCAAATGAGGCTGCAAATTATAAACTGGATTATTCAGATGTGGATGATAAGCTGGTGGAAGTTGGGAGTGATATCTGTATGTCTGATGGGGGGGAGATGGTAAATTTTTACGACGAAAAGGACTTTTCGTCGCAAGAACTGTGTTTGAACGTGGAAGCACCGCGCGTTGGGATGGAGTTCGAATCAGAGGAGTCTGCCATGGCATATTATGATGCATATGCCAAGCGCGTAGGCTTCATCATCCGCATAGGCAACTGCCATCGCTCGAGCCTCAATGGCTCGGTTATTAGCCGGAGGTTTGTCTGCAACAAGGAGGGTTTTCGTGTGAAGAGTAGCAAGGTGAAGAGGGTTGAAGTTAGGAAGCCGAGGGCCGTCACAAGGGAAGGTTGTAAGGCGATGGTCATGATTAGGAAGGAGGATTCCGGGGCGTGGATTATTGCAAAGCTCGAAACGCAGCACAGTCACCCTTTGGGGGTGTCTCCGGGGAAGCCCCATCGTGGTCCTCTCCGAGTACAGTCACAG GACGAGAAGGACAAGAGAATCCGCGAGCTATCCACTGAGCTTCACCGCACCAAACAGAAGCTGGCGGAATGCCAGAAACAGCTCAGTGCCATCTTGAGCGATGTAGAGCTCCACGTGGATCACCTCACCAGAAGCGTCCAACACCTTGTTCAAAACGTCAAAGAAATCGAGAGATGA
- the LOC130998789 gene encoding stearoyl-[acyl-carrier-protein] 9-desaturase, chloroplastic-like produces the protein MLNTLDGMRDETGASLTPWAVWTRVWTAEENMHGYLIGSGMDLRTENSPYLGFIYTSFQERATFVSHGNTARQAREHGNIKLAQICGDDFFLKLMTYLAPEDVVS, from the exons ATGCTCAACACCTTGGATGGCATGAGGGATGAGACGGGGGCGAGCTTAACTCCTTGGGCAGTCTGGACGAGGGTGTGGACTGCTGAGGAGAATATGCACGGATATCTGATCGGGTCGGGAATG GACTTGAGGACAGAAAACAGCCCGTACCTCGGATTCATCTACACATCCTTCCAAGAAAGGGCTACATTTGTGTCCCACGGAAACACAGCCCGACAAGCCCGGGAGCACGGGAACATCAAGCTGGCTCAGATATGTGGAGATGATTTCTTTCTCAAATTGATGACGTACCTTGCTCCCGAGGATGTTGTATCATAG